The window AGGCCTGGAGCATGATCCGCTACGACGAGACCACCAAGATGCCCGGACCCCTGGTGGAGGGGACCCTGGACGAGAACGTGGTGAGCCGCTCCCCCGACTTCGGGACGGTGCCCCACCGCTTCTTCCACAACGCCTACGGCCTCTACGAGGGCATGGCCACCTGGAAGGCCCAGGCGGACTACGACGGGCGCCGCCCCTTCGTCCTCATGCGCAACACCTTCGCCTCGGGGCAGCGCTACAGTGCCATCTGGACCGGGGACATCCTCAGCGACTGGCCGTCGCTGCGTCACAGCATCCAGCTGCTCCTCAGCCTGAACCTGTCGGGCTTCCCCGTCTGCGGGGCCGACAACGGCGGCTTCGGCGGCCGCTGCACCCCGGAACTTTTCGCCCGCTGGACGCAGTTCTCCTGCTTCAGCCCCTTCTTCCGGACCCACTACTTCTTCGTCGAGCAGTGCATTCCGAAGGAGCCCTGGACCTTCGGGCCGGAGGTGGAGAAGATCGCCGTCGACTGCATCCGGCTCCGGTACCGGCTCTTCCCCTACCTCTACACCTCCCTGCGGACGTCACTCCAGGAGCGTCGGCCCCTGATGCAACCCGTCTTCTTCCGCCACGAGGCCGACCCCGCCGCCTGGGACGCGGCCCAGCAGTACTACTGGGGCGACGACTTCCTGGTGGCGCCGGTGACGGAGCCGGGGGCGACGGGCCGGGCGGTCTATCTCCCCGCCGGCCGCTGGTACGACTTCTGGACGGGCGTCGACCTGGAATCGAAGGGGGAGAGCCGTTACGTCGATGCCCCGCTGGAAAAGATCCCGGTCTTCATCCGCGGGGGCAGCATCGTGCCTTCCATGGAGCCCGGCGAAAACACGGCCGCCTTCCCGGCCTCCCGGATCGTGCTGGATTGCTACCTGGGCCAGGGGACCGCCGAGGGGCGCCTCTACCAGGACGACGGGAAGACCCGGGCCTGCGTGGAACAGGGGAAGTGGACGCTCCTCCGGTTCAGCCTCACGGAGAAGGCCGGTGACCCCACCCTCGAGGTCAGGCGCGAGGGGGTCCCGGACTTCGCCCCGAAACGCCTCCTCGTCCGGCTCCACGGCGCCGGGAAGGGCTTGAAAAATTTGGGGTTCAACGGGAAGTCGAACCCCTTGACGGTCCGCAACGGCATCCCCGAGGCCGAGATCACCCTGGAGTGACCGTCTGCCCGAAACCGCGGTGGAGGCAGCCGACTCGGTCTCTCGCAACGGCGACAAGACGCGAAGCCTCGCAGAGGGGTCCCGGTCCGATCTTCCGTTTCTTTGCGAGGCTTGGCGTCTTTGCGTGAGGCATCCCCGGCTTGTCTCTAACCTGTCTCGGTGTGCGCTCTCAAAAACTCTGTAAGAAAGGAAGAACCATGAAAAAAACGCTCGCTCTCCTCGCCATGATCCTCTGCCTGGCCCTCCCCGCCGGCGCCCGCGCCGAGCAAAAGGACGCCACGGGCTGCAAGGACCACCCGCTCTTCACCCGCATGCCGGGCTACTGGATCCACTCCTGCGCCCAAAAGCAGTTCGACTCCCGCCCCTTCGTGGTCGCCAAGGGGAAGACGGTCACGGTGGAAGGGCCGTCCTGGCGCATCTTCTACCTCCCCCAGGCCACCTGGACCACGAAGCCCAGCGACATCCAGATCCTGCGCAACTACGAGAACGCCGTTGGGCAGCTCGGCGGGACCCTCGTCTACGGGGAGAAGGGCAAGGACACCTTCCGGATCAACCGGGGCGGCCAGGAGATCTGGGTGGAGGTGACGGCCGAGTTCACGGGCAAGTACCAGCTGTACATCGTCCAGAAAGGGGCCATGCAGCAGGACGTCCAGGCCAACGCCGACGTCTTCGCCCAGGACCTCCGGGCCACCGGCCATGCGGCAGTGTACGGCATCCACTTCGACACCAACAAGGCGACCCTCAAGCCCGAGTCCACGGAAGTCATCGCCGAGATCGCCAAGCTCCTGAAGACCGACCTCGCCCTGAAGATCTTCGTGGTGGGGCACACCGACGGCGCCGGCGGGATCGACAGCAACCTGGAGTTGTCCCGGGCCCGGGCCGAGGCCGTCCTCCAGGCGCTGGTCAGGGACCACGGCATCGCCGCCGCCCGGCTGCGGTCCTTCGGTTGCGGCCAGTTCGCCCCGGTGGCCACCAACGCCACCGAAGAGGGCAAGGCGAAGAACCGCCGCGTCGAGCTGGTCAAGCAGTGACGGACCCGGAAGCGCTCAACGCCCGGCGGGTGACGCCGTGTCGTAGAGGTGGTGGCTGAGGGCGAAGTACCCCCCTCTCAATTCGAAAAGCGGGCGCTGTCCACGGGCAAGGTCCTCCGGGAGGGGAAACGCGGCGAGGGCGAAGCCGGGGAGCGGGTCCGGGTGAAGCGTGCCCGGGACGGTCCGTCCGTTCACCGACAGGAGCGGGCACTCCGTCCGGAAGTCGAAGCGCACCCTCCGGGTCTGCCAGTCCGACACCACGTCCACCTCCCCCGAGAAGGCCAGCCGGACCACCAGGAGGGCGGGGCCCGGGCGGGGCGGGCGCAGCCGGAACGACTCGCCGGAGAGGACCAGGCGGCCGCCTTCCACCCGGGGCGTCCCACCGGGGATGGCCGCCAGGAGGGCGGACTTGTAGATCACGCCCGGAGCGGGGGCCGCCACGGCGTAGGCGTGGGACCGCTCGTCCGGCAGCCAGGCGACGTCCAGCCGGTCGGCCTCCCGCCCGGCCCTTCCGCCGAGAGCGACGGCGGGCGCGGGGGTCTTCAACCAGGTTCGCTCCGAAAGGTCCCAGATCTCGTACCGGCTGCTGTACACCCCGGAACTCGACCACAGGGGGCGTTTCCCGGGAACCTTCAGGAAGCCCGTGTCCGCGGGGGCGCTCACGCCGGTGTAGTCCTGGAGGGCGGCGTAGACGGGCTGCCGCTCGGCCGGCAGGTGGGCCAGGGCCTCGGCGAGGGCCCCGGGCCCGTCCGCGGCCGCGCCCCGGAAACCCGGCGTGGTCAGGCCGAGCAGGTCCACGATGTCGACGCCCGAGGCGTAGGGGATGACCCCCGCGTCCAGGATCGCCACGGGGCCCTTCGGGGCCAGTTCGCGCAGTTTCGGCGCCACCTCGTCGGTGAGGGTCCGGAGGTTCCCCGCCTCCACGGCGTAGGCGGCCGCCCAGAACAGCAGGGACGGGGCCAAAAACAGGAACTGCCAGGCGGCCAGGGCCTGGGCGAGCCGGCGAAGGCCCCCCCGGGGCGGCGGGGTTTCGTCCCCCCGCGGCCCGCCGCCCGCCGGGACGTCGCCGACGGGTCCCGCGGGCTCGGCGGCGGGATCGGGGCACCCCCCCCGTTCCGCCCACTGGAGCGAGCGGAAATAGAGAAAGAGCACCAGGGGCAGGACGGGGACCAGGTAGCGGTGATTCTGGAACCCGGACAAGCTGGTCACGGCGACGAACCCCACCTGGACCGCGAGGAGGAGGCCGGCGGCCAGTTCCCCCCCGAAACGGCGCGAGCGGAGAAAGGACGACGCGGAGACCCACGCGGCGGGGACAGCCACCAGCAGGGTGAGGGGGGCGAAGAAGAGGGCCGTCTTGGTCCCCCCGAAGCCTACCGGGGCCCCCGTGGGGTAGGTCCCGCCGAGGAGGCCTTTCATCACGTCCACCACGTAGGCCGTGGACAGCAGGAGCGCACGCCCCAGCGGGTACGCTAAAAAATTGAGCTTGTCCGAGGCGCTCTGCGGCACCCAGCTTCCCGCGATGGCGAGATTGAGCCCGAAGTACAGGGCCGCGCCCGCCGCCGGGGGGGCGAGGAGCCGGGCCAGGGCCGCCCCCCTCCGCTTTTCCCCCGCGCGACCGTTCCAGGCGGCCAGGACGCACAGGAGGGCGGCCATGCCGAGGCCTTCCGGGCGGGACAGGGTCAGCAGGCAGAGCGCCCACCCCGTCCAGCCGGGGTAACGGCCTTCCCGTTCCCTGCGGGCGAAGGCCCACAGCCCGAGGGCCAGCCCCAGGGCCGTGAGCGGGATCTCCATCCCGCTGAAGAACCCCCAGACCAGCGGGCCGCAGAGCGCCAGGGACGCGACGAAGACCCAGGACCACCCCGTCGACCCCGAGGCGCAGCGCATCCAGGCGAAGGCCACGGCAAGGAAAAGCGCCCACAGGGCCAGGTTCAGCCCGAACAGGGCGAGGGCGAAGGCGCCGGGGTCGCCGAACACCGCCGCGAGCGGGACCAGGAGGGCCGTGTAGAGGTAACTGGTGGCCGCGGTGGAGGGCCCGTTTCCCGGGGTGTAGTGGAAACCCTGGCCGTGGGCGAGCTGCCGGGCGTACTGGAGGTAGATGTAAGCGTCGTCCAGGGGGAGCAGCGGCCCGCCCGGGCACCGGTCGAGGTTGAAGGCCAGGAAGAGCAGCGCCGGCAGGAGCGAAACCAGCAGGATGCGCACGGCGCCCGACCGGCGGTCGATCATGGGGTCCTCCCTTCGCGGGCTTCGGTCGTCATTCGCGCCCCGGTTCAACGGGCCGGGCCGCCGCCGACCCCGACCCCCGCCCCCGGTGAGCGGCAACGTCCGTCTTCAGGCGTCCGGATGCCCTCACCGGGTCCCGGCCCGGTAGTAAACGTTCAGGATTCGGGGGGAGATCAGCGTTTTCAAATCGTCGGGAAGGCGGAAAGCCCCCCACCGTTTGGCTTCACGGAAGCGGCGGGTCCCTTCCTCGAGGAGTTCGGCGGACTTCTCCGCCTCGGTGAAGGAACGGGCGGTCAGGCAGGCGCCCAGGAGGAAAGCCGCCAGGCCGTACTTCTCCTTCGAGGCGGTGAGGTGTGTCCGCAACGCCGCCTCCGCCTTGACGTAGTCGGCGCTCAGGAAGAGGACGAGCCCCTTGTGAAGGTTGCGCAGGCGGGCGTCCGGCGGGGCCGGCCGCACACTCCCGGAGAGGAGCGCCCCGAGCGCCAGCAGGAGGACCGCTGTCCTCGACCTCCTCGCCATATCGAACCGGTTCGGTTTCATCCAACACCATCCCTGCGCGGGTTACCGTCCGCCGCTGCGATTATACCCGGTCCCCCGGCGCGGGATCAACGCATTCCTTGGGTTGCGCCGAAACCGGCCGCGGGTTACACTGGGGGGCGGCCCGACGACGTGAAACCACCCCGCGGCGGGCGCATCCATTCCATCACAGGGTCCCCGGCCGGACGACGACCGGGGACGGGAGGTCAGTCGAATGAAAACGGCGCTGCAAGCCGGGGAGTCCCTCTCGCGGATCGTGACCGACATCCGGCGGAGCTACGAGGAGATCGGAAACATCAACCACATCGAGGGCCCCAACATCCCCTCCACGGAAGTGATCATCGAGGTCCTGCACGACCTCCAGAAACTGGTGTTTCCCGGGTTTCACGCCGCCGAGCACCTGGACCCGCCGGCCCTCACCTACTTCATCGGCGAGAAGTGCTCCCTCGTGCTCAAGCGCCTGGCGCCCGAGATCTGCCGGAGCCTCGAGCACCATTGCCGGAACGGCGAGGCCTGCATCCGCCTGGGCGAATGCCGGGCGTCCGGGCACCGGATCGCCACCCGCCTTCTCTCCACGCTCCCGGAGATCCGGCGGCTGCTGAACCTGGACGTGGAGGCCGCCTTCCGGGGGGACCCCGCCGCGCGCAGCCGGGAGGAGGTCATAACCTGCTACCCCGGGATGGAAGCCATCACCGTCCACCGCATCGCCCACTTCCTTCACCGGGAGGGAGTCCCCCTGATCCCGCGCATCATGAGCGAGCACATCCACGGCGAGACGGGCATCGACATCCACCCCGGGGCCACCATCGGCGAAGGGTTCTTCATCGACCACGGCACCGGCGTCGTCATCGGGGAGACCACCCTCATCGGAAACAACGTGAAGATCTACCAGGGGGTGACGCTGGGGGCCCTCTCGGTGCGGAAAGAGAACGCCGGCCGCAAGCGTCACCCCACCCTCGAGGACGACGTCACCCTCTACGCCGGGGCCACCATCCTGGGGGGGGAAACCGTCGTGGGGAAGGGGTCGGTGATCGGCGGCAACGTCTGGCTGACCCACTCCGTCCCCCCGGGGACGCGCGTCACCGCACGGAGCGAGATGGAGATCGCGGAGAAGTGACGCCCCCGCGGGTAAAGCCGGGAAAGGGTGCTTTCCCGCGAATTGCGCCAATCGACGCGAACATGGCAATTCTGCGATCTTTTCGGGTTACGGGCTTCCAGTTCGCGTTCGTTCGCGTGCTCCGCGGGTGTTTTTTACGGGTTGTGACGGATCTCCTGCAACAAATCCTCGCTTTGGCGGTAAGATGAAAGGAAACGCGGAGGTCGACCCGGAACACGACAGGGAAGGAGGAAACGGATGAGCGTGGAAAAGCCTGAGAGCGTTGAACGCGGCGAGTGGAGCCGCCGGGACTTTGTCCGGGCCGCGGGGGCGGCCGGCGCGAGCCTGGCGGTGCTGGGGGTCCCGTCCCTCGCGGCGGAGACCCCGCCGGCCAAACCGGCGCCCACCGAGACCAACCTCGCCGATTTTATGAAGGTGAAAAAAGGCCCGCACGCCATTCCCGGGCCCTTCCCCGGAAAAGTGGTCTCGGTGGTCGACCCGGCGTCGCTCGAGGGAGACGCGGTGAACGGCAAGGTGGTGGACGCCATGGTCCGCACCGGGGTCCGCACCCTCACCGGCAAAGACGACAAGGAGAGTTTCAAGCTCCTCTTCGACAAGACCGACATCGTGGGGATCAAGGTCAACCCCGTGGGGGCCCCCCTCATCAACACACGGCCCGAGGTGGTGGAAGCGCTCGTCCGCTGGCTGAGGGAGAACGGCCTCCCCGGTAAAAACATCGTCATTTGGGACCGGTTCGAGGCCATGCTCACCGAGGCGGGCTTCACCGCGAAACGCTTCCCGGACGTCGGCCTCGAGGCGCTCCAGGTGATGGACGAGACCGGGAGCAGCTGGCGGGACGCCGAAGGGAACCACCGGAGCGCCGGCAACTTCGACCGCGAGGTCTTCTACTTCGCGAAGGGGATCGAGGGAAAGGGCGTCCGGGGCTACAAGGACGACGAGTTCTACCTCAACCAGCACGTGTTCAACGGCGAGCACTCCTACTTCGGGAAACTGCTGACGAAAAAGCTGACGAAGATCATCAACGTGGCCGCCTACAAGAACACCGGCAACGGCATTTCCATGGCCACCAAGAACCTCGGTTACGGCGCCGTCTGCAACACCGGCCGCCTCCACGCGCCCCTGTTCTTCCGCGTGTGCACCGAGGTGCTGGCCGCGCCGCCCGTGCGCGACAAGCTGGTCCTCAACGTCACCGACGGCCTCCGCGGACAGTACGAGGACGGCCCCATGATGAACGAGAAGTACGTCTACCCTCACCACACCCTCTACTTCGCCACCGACCCCTTCGCCCTGGACATGGTCTGCCACCGCGAGATGGTGGACAAACGAAAAAGCATGGGGATCGCGGTGAACGAGAATCCGCGATTTACAGACTATCTTCATGAGGCTCAACGACTTGGGCTCGGCATCGCCGACCCGGCGAAAATCGAGCGGATCGAGAAAAAGTCTTGATCCATGAAACGAATAGGGTTATAATCAAGCCGTAACAACAACTGGAAGGAGGCCGACATGATCAGGCGCATCGTCATCCTCACGTTGATCGCAGCCGCCGCCGGTTTTGCCCAGGGATCCAATTTCGGCGTGCCGGGGTCTCCGCCGGGCCTTTCGCCGTTCCTTTCCATGGGGGACTTCAAGAACGCCCTCCACGACATCTCCGCCATCGACCGGTCCTTCCGGTCCGCCTTCTCGGGGCAGTTCCGGATCGCCCGGCTCGAGAGCGAGCTGCTGCTCGACGGCCCGGACGGGCTCGCCGTACCCTTCCACTTCTCGGAGATGAAGGCGTTCCCGGCGGTCGCGCTCGTGGTCACCACCCCCGATTTCACCCCCGGTTCCCCCCTTCGGGACCTCGGGACGGAAACGCGGCGGGAGGGCGCCCTGCCGTCCATGATCAACATGTACTACACGCAGTCCCTCCTGCCGAACCTCAAGGTGACGTACGGGGCGGGCATCGGCTACTTCCCCGCCCTGACCAACCCCAACGTCGTCGATCGGCCCCGTGCCGGGACGCTGATGGACTCCGTGGTGATGTCCCCGCGCACGATCGGCGGGCTGGGCTCGCTGGGTTTCGACTTCGCCCTCTCCAAGCACATCTCCTTCGTCTTCACCGGCGCGGGCCGTCTGAACGGTCTCTCTCCGGTCCAGGGCGAATACCTCAACATCGGGACGCCCGAGGGCCGGACCTATGCCCTGAGCGGCATGGACCTCTCCCTCTCCTACTACGACTCGCTCCTGTCGGGTCATCGCGGCGCTTCCGGCTTCTCCGGGATCTCCGCGGACGACACCGGCCTCCTCAAGGCCCGCCGTTCGGTGTTCAGCATCAGCGACTACACTGTCGCCGGCGGTGTCCGTTTCACCTTCTGACCTTCCCCGCGTTTTCCCCCAGGGCGCCCGAGGGCGCCCTTTTTTTATTGTTCGCCCGCACCCGATCGGTTATCTTGTTCCGCGCGCCCGGCGACGGATGAGAGGCCGGGGCGACACCCCCCGGGGAGAACGCATGAACTACCCTCCCGACCTCCTGCGCAAGGTGAACCGTCCCGGCCGTTACACGGGCGGCGAGTACAACATCGTCCGGAAGGCCGGGCCGGGGGTCGCCAGCCGCGTGGCCCTCGTCTTTCCCGAGGTGTACGAGATCGGGATGTCCCATCTCGGGACCCACCTGCTCTACGACCTCCTCAACGCCGACCCGGCCGTGGCGGCGGAGCGCTTCCACTGCCCTTGGCCCGACATGGAGGAACAACTGCGCCGGCGGCGTCACCCGATCCTCTCGCTCGAGACGGGCCGCCCGCTGGCCGATTTCGACGTGGTGGGCGTCTCGGTGCTCTACGAACTCACGGCCACCAACCTGCTGACGGTCCTGGACCTCGCCGGCATCCCCTTCCGGTCGGCGGACCGGGACGGGCGACACCCCCTCGTGGTGGCCGGCGGCCCGGGGGTTTCCAACCCCGAACCCCTGGCCGACTTCTTCGACGCCGTGGTCATCGGCGACGGGGAGGAAGCGCTGCCGGAAATCATCCGGCTGGAGCGCGAGGCGCGTGCCGGCCGGAAGAGGGACCGCCCCGGCCTGCTGCAGCGGCTCGCCGGGGTGCCCGGCGTTTACGTCCCCTCCCTCTACCCCCTCGCCGAGCGGGATGGGCGGGTGACGGTGGACCGCGAGGCGGCCGCCGCCCTCGGCCTGCCCCTGCCCATCCGCAAGCGGGTGGTCAGGGACCTCGCGGCCTTCCCCCTCCCCGCGAAGCCCCTCGTCCCGAGCTTCGAGATCGTTCACGACCGCATCACCGCGGAGATCAGCCGCGGGTGCAACCAGGGGTGCCGGTTCTGCCACGCCTCCTTCTACTACCGCCCGCAGCGGGAGCGCCCGGCTTCCCAGCTCCTGCGCTGGCTCCTCGACGCCCCGGAGGGGACGGGCTGGGACGAGGTCTCCCTCTCCTCCCTCTCCTCGGGAGGGTACACGGGCATCGAGGACCTTGCCCAGATCCTCGCTCCCCAGCTCAAACGCCGGCAGGTCAGCCTCTCCTTCCCCTCCCTCCGGGCGGGGAGTTTGAGCCGCCGCCTCGCGGAGGCCGTCTCGGACTACCGCAAGACGGGCTTCACCCTGGCGCCGGAGGCCGGGAGTCAGCGTCTCCGGGACGCCGTCAACAAGAACCTGACGGAGGACCAGATCCTGGAGGCGGTTTTCACCGCCCGCCGGCACGGGTGGGACCTGGTGAAACTCTACTTCATGATCGGTCTCCCCGGCGAGACGGACGAGGACCTGGAGGCCGTCGCGGCCCTGGTGCGGAAGATCCAGGACGGGGCCCGCGCGGTGAGCGGGCCCGGCGTGTCCCGGCGGCCCCTCTCCCTGAACGTTTCAGTCTCGCCCTTCGTGCCCAAGCCCCACACGCCCTTCCAGTGGGCCGCCATGGACCCCCCGGCCGAACTGGCCCGGAAGGTCTCCCTGCTGCGGGGACGGCTCCGGGACCGCGCCGTCAAGCTGAAGTGGCACGACCCCGTCGTCAGCCGGCTGGAGGGGGTCCTCTCCCGGGGCGACCG of the Acidobacteriota bacterium genome contains:
- a CDS encoding OmpA family protein, which produces MKKTLALLAMILCLALPAGARAEQKDATGCKDHPLFTRMPGYWIHSCAQKQFDSRPFVVAKGKTVTVEGPSWRIFYLPQATWTTKPSDIQILRNYENAVGQLGGTLVYGEKGKDTFRINRGGQEIWVEVTAEFTGKYQLYIVQKGAMQQDVQANADVFAQDLRATGHAAVYGIHFDTNKATLKPESTEVIAEIAKLLKTDLALKIFVVGHTDGAGGIDSNLELSRARAEAVLQALVRDHGIAAARLRSFGCGQFAPVATNATEEGKAKNRRVELVKQ
- a CDS encoding serine acetyltransferase encodes the protein MKTALQAGESLSRIVTDIRRSYEEIGNINHIEGPNIPSTEVIIEVLHDLQKLVFPGFHAAEHLDPPALTYFIGEKCSLVLKRLAPEICRSLEHHCRNGEACIRLGECRASGHRIATRLLSTLPEIRRLLNLDVEAAFRGDPAARSREEVITCYPGMEAITVHRIAHFLHREGVPLIPRIMSEHIHGETGIDIHPGATIGEGFFIDHGTGVVIGETTLIGNNVKIYQGVTLGALSVRKENAGRKRHPTLEDDVTLYAGATILGGETVVGKGSVIGGNVWLTHSVPPGTRVTARSEMEIAEK
- a CDS encoding DUF362 domain-containing protein, with protein sequence MSVEKPESVERGEWSRRDFVRAAGAAGASLAVLGVPSLAAETPPAKPAPTETNLADFMKVKKGPHAIPGPFPGKVVSVVDPASLEGDAVNGKVVDAMVRTGVRTLTGKDDKESFKLLFDKTDIVGIKVNPVGAPLINTRPEVVEALVRWLRENGLPGKNIVIWDRFEAMLTEAGFTAKRFPDVGLEALQVMDETGSSWRDAEGNHRSAGNFDREVFYFAKGIEGKGVRGYKDDEFYLNQHVFNGEHSYFGKLLTKKLTKIINVAAYKNTGNGISMATKNLGYGAVCNTGRLHAPLFFRVCTEVLAAPPVRDKLVLNVTDGLRGQYEDGPMMNEKYVYPHHTLYFATDPFALDMVCHREMVDKRKSMGIAVNENPRFTDYLHEAQRLGLGIADPAKIERIEKKS
- a CDS encoding TIGR03960 family B12-binding radical SAM protein; this encodes MNYPPDLLRKVNRPGRYTGGEYNIVRKAGPGVASRVALVFPEVYEIGMSHLGTHLLYDLLNADPAVAAERFHCPWPDMEEQLRRRRHPILSLETGRPLADFDVVGVSVLYELTATNLLTVLDLAGIPFRSADRDGRHPLVVAGGPGVSNPEPLADFFDAVVIGDGEEALPEIIRLEREARAGRKRDRPGLLQRLAGVPGVYVPSLYPLAERDGRVTVDREAAAALGLPLPIRKRVVRDLAAFPLPAKPLVPSFEIVHDRITAEISRGCNQGCRFCHASFYYRPQRERPASQLLRWLLDAPEGTGWDEVSLSSLSSGGYTGIEDLAQILAPQLKRRQVSLSFPSLRAGSLSRRLAEAVSDYRKTGFTLAPEAGSQRLRDAVNKNLTEDQILEAVFTARRHGWDLVKLYFMIGLPGETDEDLEAVAALVRKIQDGARAVSGPGVSRRPLSLNVSVSPFVPKPHTPFQWAAMDPPAELARKVSLLRGRLRDRAVKLKWHDPVVSRLEGVLSRGDRRVSAVVAEAWRRGARFDGWNEVFRPEAWEAAFEAVGVGPRTWLDALDPDTPTPWSHVDLGARTDWLRTEWDAALTSRLTPACVSESAGPAPGEGLRFRCRDCGAACTPADLARRSAENARFLAEALGPAPPGENRPADPAPGPSEAKPFRLTFSRSGPAVWLSHLDQVRVLQRTLRRSGMPIRYSEGFHPHPVLGFSPALGVGVAAASDYLDGWALEKAPERDAWLRRLNAVSVEGITFHALEWLPDGAPSIEGWVNRADYRVSFPADAVPGPDGERTRQLEARIRDLLASPRIEVERTRKGETARKDIRPFILDARLSLPAGGGAPGVGALAVDLCAALTNAGTIRPEEWVSLVLPGYDGPWEATRTRLYRA